Below is a genomic region from Jatrophihabitans sp..
CCTGGAACGCCAGTATGTCCTTCGATGCCTCGGTGCAGCAGTGGGCACGGGTGTGCCGCGGCGACACCGTGGTGGTGCTCGATTCCGAGCACCGCACCGATCCAGCCAATCTGATGGCATGGCTGGACGAGTGCGGCGTGACCGACCTGGACCTGACCCCGTCGCACTACGCGGCGCTGCGCGAACAGCTGCTGGCGGGCTGCCCGGGCGGCCGCAGGCTTCGGCTGTTCATCGGCGGCGAGCCGATTCCGGCCAGCAGCTGGCGGGAGTTGGCCGAAGCAGGATCTCACGGAGTGCTCGAGGCACTGAACCTCTACGGTCCGACCGAGTGCACAGTCGACGCGACCGCCACCTGGATCATCGGTCCGGGTGATCCGCAGATCGGCGTGCCGCTAGCGGGCATCCAGGCTCGGGTCCTGGACGGGCAGCTGTCCCCGGTCCGACCGGGCACCCCCGGCGAGCTGTATCTGGCCGGCGCCCGGCTGGCCGACGGCTATCACAACCGTCCAGGCCTGACCGCGCAGCGGTTCGTGGCCGACCCGTTCGGCGCACCCGGCACCCGGCTCTACCGGACCGGTGATGTGGTGCGCTGGTCGGACGATGGAGTGCTGGAATTCATCGACCGAGCTGATCGGCAGGTCAAGTTGCGCGGCTTTCGGATCGAGCTGCCTGAGATCGAGTCGGTGCTGCAGGGCCAGCCCGGCGTGGTCGCGGCCGCCGTGCTGGTGCGTGAGGACGGGCCGCTGGGAAAGCGGTTGGTCGCGTACCACGTCAGCCCGGACTGCTCCAGCGAGCAGCTGAAGGCCGCGTGCGGTGCGGCGCTGCCGGAGTTCATGGTGCCCACCGAATTCGTGCAGCTGACCCAGTTGCCCCGCACCGTGAACGGGAAACTAGACGTTTCCGCGCTGCCCGCGACTGCGGACACCGGCGCCGTGGGCGCCGCGCCGAGCGGCGAGTTCGAGCAGTTGATCGCCGACGTCTGGTCGGAGGTCCTGGGCCGCGGCGAGGTCAGCGCGGATGACGACTTCTTCGCCCTCGGTGGCCATTCGCTGGTCGCGCTGCGGGTGGTGGCCCGGCTGAAGAAGGACTTCGGGCTGCTGATGCCGACCAAGGACGTCTATCGCCATCCGCGGTTGTCCGATCTCGCCCGGCACGTCGAGTCGCTGGCCAGCCAGGCCGGCTGAGCCGGTCGAACCCAGTTTCATCCGAAGCCGGAGGAAGAGTGACGAATGCAGAACCTTGACAACATCGTGGTGCGCGCCCGACCGAACCCGCAGGCACGCCGGACGCTGGTCTGCCTCAGCTTTTGCGGCGGCGGCTCCAGTGGCTACCTGCAGTGGTTGGACGTCGTCCCCCCGGATGTCGAGCTCGTCACCATCTGCTACCCGGGCCGGGACGGCCGGTTCCTCGAGGACTACGCCGAGGACTGGGACGGGCTGGCCGACGATGCCACCGATGCGGTGGCGGTGGCCGGCGCGTTGCGTCCGTATGTGTTGTTCGGGCACAGCATGGGAGGCTGGATGGCCTTCGATGTGGCCGGTCGGTTGGAACGCCGCGGTGGCCCGCTGCCCGAGGCGCTCGTGGTCTCCTCCGCCAACGCGCCCAGCCGAGGCCTCACTTCCCGGGACATGTTTCCCGCGCAGCAGGACAGCGACGAGCAACTGCTGGACTGGATGGGCGGCAACGGCCTGATGCCCGGGTCTGTGCTCGACAGTCCCGAGTTGTGCCAGATGGCTGTAGAGTTGATGAGGGCCGATATCCGGGTCCGCGACACCTTTCACTATTCCGGGGAAAGCGGCGTGAGCGTGCCGCTGCAGGTGCTCACCGGCGACCGCGACGACGTCATCGAAACCACGGCCGCCGAGCGGTGGCGAGCCCTGGCCCGATCGTCGTACGAGCATCTCGAACTGCCGGGCGGCCACTTCTACACGCCGGAGATCTGGGCGACGCTGCCTGACCACCTGACCGCATTGAAGGCGGTAACGGCCAACGGCTCCTGACCCATCTGCCTATCCCGCCTGCCTGGCACATGAGTGAGGAGAAGCACCTGATGGCCCAAGGGTGGGGTGGAATCGTCATGTGTCCCGGGCCCCTCGCATTCCGGAAGGTTGCGCGGTTACCCGCTCGACGCCTTTCTGCTATGGGCAATGCGAGATGATGCGCACCGGCCGGAGTGGCGCGGGGATCGCCGGCGCCACTCCGGCGCGGGACTACCGCTCGGTCGGCACGGGGTGTAGCCAACCATCGGTGTCGGGGACCAGTCCGTGGTGAAGATCCACCAGGGCCCGGCGGAGTGTCATCGTCACCGGGCCGGGTTGTCCGTCCCCGACCGTCCAATCGCCGCCGCCCGCCGGGTCACGGACCGAACTGACCGGCGTGACCACGGCGGCGGTGCCGCAGGCGAACACCTCGGTGATGATGCCCTCGGCGCATTCCTCTCGCCATTGCTCCACCGAGATCCGTTCCTCCCGTGCCCGGTAGCCCGCCCGCTCGGCAATGCTCAGCAGCGCGTTCCGGGTGACCCCGGGCAGCAGCGAGCCGGTGAGTTCGGGCGTGACGACTTCGGTGCCGGTCCCGGTGCTGCGGACGAAGAACAGGTTCATGCCACCCATCTCCTCGACCCAGCGCCGTTCGACCGCGTCGAGCCAGACCACCTGCTGGCAGCCGGCCGCCTGCGCCTGCTGCAGGGCTACGAAGGAGGGCGCGTAGTTACCGGCGACCTTGACACCGCCGGTGCCTCCGGGGATCGCCCGGCAGTAGTCGCGGCTGATCAGCACCGACACGCTGTCCACCCGGTCGCCGAAGAATCCGCCGGCTACGAAAGCCATCAGCAGGAAGCGGTAGTTCTCCGACGGCCGCAGCATCAGCGACTCGTCGGTGGCGAACATGATCGGGCGCAGGTAGATGCTGTGCGCCGGATCGTCGGACAGCAACTCGTGGTCGGCGGCGATCAGCTGGTCCACCGCGTTCACGAAGATGTCGGTCGGCAGTTCCGGCATGGCCAGTCGGCGGGTCGAGGTCTGGAACCGGCGGGCGTGCTCGTGCGGCCGGAACACCACCATGGAGCCGTCGACACGCCGGTGTGCCTTCAGGCCTTCGAAGGCCACCTGGCCGTAGTGCAGGCCGATCATGCCCGGGTGCATGGACAGGTTCTGGAGTGGGCCGAACTCAGGCTGGTGCCAGCCGTCCGCCGGCGACCAGAGCATGCTGAACATGTGGTCGGTGAAGATGTCCCCGTGTCCAGGATTCAGGATGGCGGCGCGACGGGCGGTGCGAACCGTGCTGGTCTGCTCGAGTGTGGTCATGGCGGTTTCCTTAGACGAGAGGTGCGAAGAAGTAGGTGTCGCGCCGGGTGAACCGGTCGTCCGCACCGACGGTGAAGAAATCGGAGAACCGCAGGTCAACCGAGCGGCCGTCACGCAGCACACCGGCGAAGGTGCCCTGCACCGCGACCTGCTGGCTGTTCGCGACGACCGCGTTGATCGTGTGCTTGCCTTCTCTGATCACCCGCTGGTCGAGGTAGAAAGCGGTCAGCGCAGCGCTACCTCCGATGGGCTGGTAGCCAGGACGGTGGTAGGTGGCATCCGGCGCGAACAGCGCGACCAGGCCGGGCACGTCGCCCTGGTCGACGAGTGCGTAGTAGCGCAGCACGGCGGCGACGGCCGGCGTCTGGAAGTCGCCATCCACCTCGGGGGTAACGCTGGGGGTTGTCGCAGTGGACAAGGTCGTTCTCCTTTCGGGGTCAGGGTCGGGTCGCGGTGAGAGGTTCGGAGCGTGCGGACCGAAGTCGATCCGTGATGACGGGGCCAATCAGCTGCAGGCATTGCGGATTGAGTAGGTCGTCGTGGGCATACGGCACCTGATGCACGGTCAACCGACCCGTCAGGTAGGGCTCCCAGGCCTCCGGCACCGGGTCGCCCGGCGCCTTGCCCCGGATGGCATAGAAATGCTCGACGTCAGCGTCAAGTACGGCAGGCCGGTGCATCGCGAGCAGGCGTGTGTTGGCCACGAATACCGCGGGCAGCGCCCTGATCGCCACCGGATCGAGCTCCGCCACCAGCCCATTGCCCTCGTTGACGATGCGCTCGAAGTCGGCGGCCCGGAAGCCGCCGGCCGGCGGATCGAGTTGGTAGCCCAGCATGCGCAGCAGCGCCGCCAGGACCGCCGGATCGTCGGGGTCGAGTTCCTCTTCGGCGACTCCCGGGAACCCATCGAGCATGGCCACCAGCCCCACTCGCTGGCCCTCGGCCAGTAGCTGCGTCGCCATGGCATGTGCAACGACCGCACCGAAAGACCAGCCCAGCAGGTGGTAGGGCCCCTCCGGCTGGACGGCCCGAATGCAGTCGACGTAGTCCGCTGCCATCGCCTCGACATCGGCCGGCATGGCGGTGAGGTCGCTGAGGCCACGTGCCTGAATTCCATAGACGGGTTGATCATCGTCCAAGTGCGATAGCAATCCCAGGTAACTCCACGCGATACCAGTACCGGGATGCACGCAGAACAGTGCTGGCTTATCACCTGCCGTGCGAATCGGTAGGACGACTTCTATCGAGTCTCCGGTGGCGGACTCCCCCAACCGTTCGGCCAGGGAAGCCGGCGTGGGTGCGTCGA
It encodes:
- a CDS encoding non-ribosomal peptide synthetase, giving the protein MSDLLGRFAEVTKREPHRTAVIGTDGRLSFADLDERTAGLAAALTERNIGRGARVGISLPRGAELVVALLAVWRSGAAYVPLDPSYPADRLDYLATDSGLKALLSCDAPAWCPPGVQVLAPSATAGTAQPVAPNSPLDPAYLIYTSGSTGVPKGVVVRHGAVAGLVGALERVGMYAAEPRVVAWNASMSFDASVQQWARVCRGDTVVVLDSEHRTDPANLMAWLDECGVTDLDLTPSHYAALREQLLAGCPGGRRLRLFIGGEPIPASSWRELAEAGSHGVLEALNLYGPTECTVDATATWIIGPGDPQIGVPLAGIQARVLDGQLSPVRPGTPGELYLAGARLADGYHNRPGLTAQRFVADPFGAPGTRLYRTGDVVRWSDDGVLEFIDRADRQVKLRGFRIELPEIESVLQGQPGVVAAAVLVREDGPLGKRLVAYHVSPDCSSEQLKAACGAALPEFMVPTEFVQLTQLPRTVNGKLDVSALPATADTGAVGAAPSGEFEQLIADVWSEVLGRGEVSADDDFFALGGHSLVALRVVARLKKDFGLLMPTKDVYRHPRLSDLARHVESLASQAG
- a CDS encoding alpha/beta fold hydrolase; the protein is MQNLDNIVVRARPNPQARRTLVCLSFCGGGSSGYLQWLDVVPPDVELVTICYPGRDGRFLEDYAEDWDGLADDATDAVAVAGALRPYVLFGHSMGGWMAFDVAGRLERRGGPLPEALVVSSANAPSRGLTSRDMFPAQQDSDEQLLDWMGGNGLMPGSVLDSPELCQMAVELMRADIRVRDTFHYSGESGVSVPLQVLTGDRDDVIETTAAERWRALARSSYEHLELPGGHFYTPEIWATLPDHLTALKAVTANGS
- a CDS encoding branched-chain amino acid aminotransferase, producing MTTLEQTSTVRTARRAAILNPGHGDIFTDHMFSMLWSPADGWHQPEFGPLQNLSMHPGMIGLHYGQVAFEGLKAHRRVDGSMVVFRPHEHARRFQTSTRRLAMPELPTDIFVNAVDQLIAADHELLSDDPAHSIYLRPIMFATDESLMLRPSENYRFLLMAFVAGGFFGDRVDSVSVLISRDYCRAIPGGTGGVKVAGNYAPSFVALQQAQAAGCQQVVWLDAVERRWVEEMGGMNLFFVRSTGTGTEVVTPELTGSLLPGVTRNALLSIAERAGYRAREERISVEQWREECAEGIITEVFACGTAAVVTPVSSVRDPAGGGDWTVGDGQPGPVTMTLRRALVDLHHGLVPDTDGWLHPVPTER
- a CDS encoding nuclear transport factor 2 family protein, coding for MSTATTPSVTPEVDGDFQTPAVAAVLRYYALVDQGDVPGLVALFAPDATYHRPGYQPIGGSAALTAFYLDQRVIREGKHTINAVVANSQQVAVQGTFAGVLRDGRSVDLRFSDFFTVGADDRFTRRDTYFFAPLV
- a CDS encoding alpha/beta fold hydrolase; protein product: PPGSRMYRTGDLARWLPDGNLAFLGRSDNQVKIRGFRIELGEIEASLTRHPAVNQAAVVLNTDRPDHPQLIAYVTPETLNPDELREHLTTFLPRYMVPDHILTVDHISITANGKLDRQALPTPTPTQPAGRPPRTHREAQLCAIFADILDLPTVGIDDGFFELGGHSLLAAKLAARIRTELDVPLELRTLFDAPTPASLAERLGESATGDSIEVVLPIRTAGDKPALFCVHPGTGIAWSYLGLLSHLDDDQPVYGIQARGLSDLTAMPADVEAMAADYVDCIRAVQPEGPYHLLGWSFGAVVAHAMATQLLAEGQRVGLVAMLDGFPGVAEEELDPDDPAVLAALLRMLGYQLDPPAGGFRAADFERIVNEGNGLVAELDPVAIRALPAVFVANTRLLAMHRPAVLDADVEHFYAIRGKAPGDPVPEAWEPYLTGRLTVHQVPYAHDDLLNPQCLQLIGPVITDRLRSARSEPLTATRP